A genomic region of Synechococcus sp. NOUM97013 contains the following coding sequences:
- a CDS encoding ABC-F family ATP-binding cassette domain-containing protein, translating to MLRLENVSKIYPTGEVLRDVTWEIKPGDRIGLVGVNGAGKSTQMRLIAGHEEPTSGMVVRQGDPRIAFLQQEFDVDPDRTVRQELFQAFGEAATVLNRQREVEDAMASEKAAEDPDHLDDLIHELGRLQTRFEALHGYELDARIDKLLPTIGFTPEGAELQVRDYSGGWQMRIALGKILLQDPDLLLLDEPTNHLDVETIQWLENYLQEQTAALVVISHDRTFLDRVCNQIVSTERGISRSYLGNYTAHLEQKQQEQEATQAAYERQQKEIATQQAYIDRFRASATRSTQAKSREKQLEKVELVDAPIESVGGPSFRFPPAPRSGAQVAVIENLTHSYGEKILFLGAELEVERGDRIAFVGPNGAGKSTLLRLVMGTEIADDGSARLGEHNVIARYFEQNQAEALDLSKTVIDTMFEAVPDWTQTQVRSLLGSFCFSNDTVFKEVGKLSGGEKARLALALMLLSPCNLLVLDEPTNHLDIPAKQMLEDALCSYEGAALLVSHDRYFISRVANRIVELRDGELVLYRGDYSYYLEKKAEERAAAEEALRVAEQEAKRKAKRDKQKEREARRKNAA from the coding sequence GTGCTGCGACTCGAGAACGTCAGCAAGATCTATCCCACCGGCGAGGTGCTCCGGGATGTCACCTGGGAGATCAAACCCGGGGATCGCATCGGCCTGGTGGGCGTCAACGGTGCCGGCAAATCCACACAGATGCGTCTCATCGCAGGCCATGAGGAACCCACCAGCGGCATGGTGGTTCGCCAGGGCGATCCCAGGATCGCCTTCCTGCAGCAGGAATTTGACGTTGATCCTGATCGCACAGTGCGGCAGGAACTGTTCCAGGCCTTCGGCGAAGCAGCGACGGTGCTCAACCGCCAGCGCGAGGTGGAGGATGCGATGGCCTCGGAGAAAGCAGCGGAAGACCCGGATCATCTCGATGATCTGATCCACGAGCTTGGACGCCTGCAGACCCGCTTTGAAGCGCTGCATGGATACGAACTGGATGCCCGTATTGACAAGCTTCTGCCCACCATCGGCTTTACTCCCGAAGGCGCTGAGCTGCAGGTCAGGGACTACTCAGGCGGATGGCAGATGCGCATCGCGCTCGGCAAGATCCTGCTCCAGGATCCGGATCTGTTGCTGCTCGACGAGCCAACCAACCACTTGGATGTGGAGACGATTCAGTGGCTTGAAAACTATCTGCAAGAGCAAACCGCTGCCCTGGTCGTGATCAGCCACGACCGGACCTTCCTGGACCGCGTCTGCAACCAGATCGTGTCGACCGAGCGCGGGATCTCTCGGAGCTATCTCGGTAATTACACGGCTCACCTGGAGCAGAAACAACAGGAACAGGAGGCGACACAGGCGGCCTATGAACGCCAGCAGAAGGAGATCGCCACACAGCAGGCCTACATCGATCGCTTCCGGGCCAGCGCCACTCGCAGCACCCAAGCCAAAAGCCGGGAAAAACAGCTGGAGAAGGTGGAACTGGTCGACGCGCCGATTGAAAGCGTTGGCGGCCCGAGCTTTCGCTTCCCACCTGCTCCGCGTTCCGGGGCACAGGTGGCTGTGATCGAGAACCTGACCCACAGCTACGGAGAGAAAATCCTCTTCCTTGGCGCAGAGCTGGAAGTGGAGCGGGGGGATCGCATCGCCTTTGTGGGTCCCAACGGCGCCGGCAAGTCCACCCTGCTGAGGCTGGTGATGGGCACCGAAATTGCCGACGACGGCTCAGCACGCCTAGGCGAACACAACGTGATCGCGCGTTATTTCGAACAGAACCAAGCCGAAGCCCTGGATCTGAGCAAAACCGTGATCGACACCATGTTTGAGGCCGTCCCCGACTGGACACAGACCCAGGTGCGGTCACTGCTGGGCAGTTTCTGCTTCAGCAACGACACGGTCTTCAAGGAGGTCGGCAAGCTCAGTGGAGGAGAGAAAGCCCGTCTGGCCCTAGCGCTGATGCTGCTCAGTCCTTGCAATCTTCTCGTGCTCGATGAGCCCACCAACCACCTCGATATTCCCGCCAAGCAGATGCTGGAGGATGCTCTCTGCTCCTACGAAGGAGCTGCTCTTCTGGTGTCCCACGACCGCTACTTCATTTCACGGGTCGCCAACCGCATCGTCGAGTTGCGCGACGGGGAGCTGGTGCTCTATCGGGGTGATTATTCCTACTACCTCGAAAAGAAAGCCGAAGAGCGCGCCGCGGCAGAAGAAGCGCTGCGCGTTGCTGAACAGGAGGCCAAGCGCAAGGCCAAGCGCGACAAGCAAAAAGAACGGGAAGCACGTCGCAAGAATGCTGCTTAA
- a CDS encoding trypsin-like peptidase domain-containing protein, translating to MVMGLTLLAPDLIALPGREVLAAPRASVPRASVERVPRSFVAEAVERSGPAVVTLETSRTVRTAGVSGLPQGMLNDPFFRRFFGLQAPQTSRSRVQRGQGSGVIFDRQGLVLTNAHVVENTDQVMVGLPDGRRVRGQVLGQDSVTDLAVVRIKGQGAWPTAPLGDSDRLQVGDWAIAVGNPFGLENTVTLGIVSNLNRNVSQLGIQGKRLDLIQTDAAINPGNSGGPLLNASGEVVGINTLVRSGPGAGLGFAIPINRARTIAMQLVNQGRASHPMVGIGLSTVPAPTPGGAVPPGAVVRSVMPGGPGALAGLQVNDVIAAVGGDPVRTPAEVVTAIDRSGVGQPLVIDVRRQGQSLPLTVIPVEMRALKMR from the coding sequence ATGGTGATGGGACTCACGCTGCTGGCTCCGGATTTGATCGCTTTGCCGGGGCGCGAAGTGCTGGCGGCGCCGCGTGCATCCGTGCCGCGGGCATCCGTTGAACGCGTGCCGCGTTCCTTCGTGGCGGAAGCCGTCGAGCGCAGTGGTCCCGCCGTGGTCACGTTGGAAACCTCGCGCACGGTGCGCACGGCCGGCGTGTCGGGGCTGCCGCAGGGAATGCTGAATGATCCATTCTTTCGACGCTTTTTCGGCCTGCAAGCTCCTCAGACCTCCCGTTCACGCGTGCAGCGTGGGCAGGGTAGTGGCGTGATCTTCGACCGCCAGGGTCTGGTGCTGACCAACGCCCATGTGGTGGAAAACACTGATCAAGTGATGGTGGGGCTTCCGGACGGCCGTCGCGTACGGGGTCAGGTGTTGGGGCAGGACTCAGTGACGGATCTTGCTGTCGTCCGGATCAAGGGGCAGGGAGCCTGGCCCACCGCTCCTCTGGGAGATTCCGACCGGCTGCAGGTCGGTGACTGGGCCATTGCCGTGGGTAACCCGTTCGGTTTGGAAAACACCGTGACACTCGGGATTGTCAGCAACCTCAACAGAAATGTGTCCCAGCTTGGAATTCAAGGGAAGCGTCTGGATTTGATTCAGACTGATGCAGCGATTAATCCCGGTAATTCAGGCGGCCCGCTTCTCAATGCCTCCGGTGAGGTGGTGGGGATCAACACCCTGGTGCGCTCTGGGCCCGGCGCAGGGCTGGGGTTCGCCATTCCGATCAATCGAGCCCGCACCATTGCGATGCAACTGGTCAATCAGGGACGTGCCAGCCATCCCATGGTCGGGATCGGACTGTCTACGGTTCCGGCACCGACGCCCGGGGGAGCTGTTCCTCCGGGGGCTGTGGTCCGTTCGGTCATGCCCGGTGGGCCGGGAGCTCTTGCGGGGCTTCAAGTGAATGACGTGATCGCAGCAGTGGGTGGCGATCCGGTGCGAACTCCCGCCGAGGTTGTGACCGCGATTGATCGCAGTGGTGTGGGGCAGCCTCTGGTAATCGACGTCAGACGTCAGGGACAGAGCTTGCCCCTAACGGTGATCCCTGTGGAAATGCGTGCTCTGAAGATGCGTTGA
- a CDS encoding DUF2973 domain-containing protein, translating into MLSSLFPLIYGLVFIVLLWQAFQVMGRGFSAAGRPFGTPDPGKDRTGKVTIHPELLDGDGRLTEEDLLTVRFSGDEESGESSARSGE; encoded by the coding sequence ATGCTCAGCAGCCTCTTCCCTCTGATCTACGGCCTGGTCTTCATCGTTTTGCTCTGGCAGGCCTTCCAAGTGATGGGACGTGGCTTCAGTGCTGCGGGACGACCCTTCGGCACTCCTGACCCGGGCAAGGACCGCACCGGCAAAGTGACCATTCATCCCGAGCTGCTCGACGGAGATGGACGCCTGACCGAGGAGGACCTGCTAACTGTTCGATTCAGTGGTGATGAAGAGAGCGGAGAGTCGAGTGCCCGTTCCGGTGAATAA
- the hrpB gene encoding ATP-dependent helicase HrpB, translated as MSAFPIDPLLPELCARLLGTGTLILQAPPGAGKTTRVPLALMGELGVTSSLKGRILLVEPRRLAARAAASRLAQSIGEPVGQRVGYSVRNEQKRSAKTHVEAITDGLFLRRLQSQPDLPGVDCVIFDEFHERRRDSDVALALLREARRILRPDLKVLLMSATLQIQELASKLDDAESLTSEGRAYPVETRHSPKRERETQAQHVLRAVEEELQDLEAHRRAGSTPPGVLVFLPGIREIERCKQRLLAAPSLTNWDVRALHGQLPLKQQSNVLNPCDGQWSGRIVLATSIAESSLTLDGIRLVIDAGLSRHTLFDPGTGMEGLVTVPASLASAEQRRGRAGRQAPGRCVRLWSAAEHQRRPQQDRPELQRADPQPTVLDLAQWGAGLGEGLPWLEPPPRALLEEGQQQLKQLGLVSDSGQITADGHRVARFGMHPRLGRMLLQAKRWGVEPLACDLAALLSERDAPGFRNLGADLSQRLRSLRTPRRTDGGDGLGTIRQQSRQWLRQLQQMDMEIEEAPLDDPPDLAMARLIATAFPEWLAMARPGRIGAFVLRQGRGAVLPETDPLSTCEALAVAQLDLKDRDARIRIAVPLGRSTLQTMAEEAGAWKEQVIWDEKQQKIRAERVLHLGALELQRQQLPRPSAELVSKVLLTRLRENGLDLLPWDDRLEQLRRRLQLAHCRLGSPWPNRSRQRLQDAPEDWILEASLSCSSWSELESSTLQEALWGNLSWPERRELDRLLPERLTIPSGRDARLEYGEEEVTLAVKLQEMFGCSEGPVLLNGDLPVTLELLSPAGRPLQRTRDLRGFWAGSYSDVRREMRGRYPKHPWPESPMTAAPTAKTKKAR; from the coding sequence TTGAGTGCTTTCCCGATCGATCCGTTGCTGCCAGAGCTTTGTGCTCGGCTGCTCGGAACTGGGACCCTGATCCTTCAGGCGCCACCTGGCGCTGGCAAAACCACGCGCGTGCCTCTGGCCCTGATGGGGGAGTTGGGGGTGACCTCCAGCCTGAAGGGGCGCATTTTGCTGGTCGAACCCCGCCGCCTGGCTGCACGCGCCGCCGCATCGAGACTGGCCCAGTCCATCGGCGAACCGGTCGGACAGCGGGTGGGCTACTCCGTGCGCAATGAGCAGAAACGATCCGCCAAGACCCATGTCGAAGCGATCACAGACGGGCTGTTCCTGAGACGCCTGCAATCACAACCGGACCTCCCGGGCGTGGACTGCGTGATCTTCGACGAATTCCACGAACGCCGGCGGGACAGCGACGTGGCGCTTGCGCTGCTGCGGGAGGCCCGAAGGATTCTGCGTCCTGATCTCAAAGTGCTGCTGATGTCAGCAACCCTGCAGATTCAGGAGCTGGCCTCAAAGCTGGATGATGCGGAAAGCCTGACCAGTGAGGGCCGCGCTTACCCCGTTGAGACACGACACAGTCCCAAGCGAGAGCGGGAGACCCAGGCACAGCATGTTCTTCGTGCTGTCGAGGAAGAGCTCCAGGACCTGGAGGCTCATCGGCGTGCCGGGAGCACACCCCCTGGCGTCCTGGTGTTCCTCCCGGGCATCCGGGAAATTGAACGTTGCAAGCAGCGGTTGCTGGCTGCCCCAAGCCTGACGAACTGGGACGTACGGGCACTGCATGGCCAGTTGCCGCTCAAGCAACAGAGCAACGTGCTGAACCCCTGCGACGGGCAGTGGAGTGGCCGCATCGTCCTGGCGACATCGATTGCGGAAAGTTCACTCACCCTGGATGGCATCCGGCTCGTGATTGATGCAGGCCTGAGTCGCCACACACTCTTTGATCCGGGAACCGGCATGGAAGGGCTGGTCACGGTTCCCGCCAGCCTGGCCAGCGCCGAGCAACGTCGCGGACGCGCCGGCCGCCAAGCTCCTGGACGTTGCGTGAGGCTCTGGTCGGCGGCGGAGCATCAACGCCGGCCGCAGCAGGATCGCCCTGAATTGCAGCGCGCTGATCCCCAACCCACAGTTCTCGACCTCGCGCAGTGGGGCGCTGGACTGGGCGAGGGCCTGCCATGGCTGGAACCACCGCCCCGCGCGTTGCTGGAAGAAGGACAGCAGCAACTGAAACAACTGGGGCTTGTCAGCGACAGTGGCCAGATCACCGCCGACGGCCATCGCGTGGCGCGGTTCGGCATGCACCCCCGGCTCGGACGGATGCTGCTCCAGGCCAAACGCTGGGGGGTCGAGCCTCTGGCCTGCGATCTTGCCGCACTGCTCAGCGAAAGGGACGCACCAGGGTTCCGCAACCTTGGCGCCGACCTGAGCCAGCGCCTCCGGTCGCTCCGAACGCCCCGTCGGACTGATGGGGGCGATGGACTCGGCACCATCCGCCAACAGAGCCGCCAATGGCTGCGACAGCTGCAGCAGATGGACATGGAAATCGAGGAAGCCCCTCTCGATGATCCGCCCGATCTCGCCATGGCCCGGTTGATTGCGACCGCTTTCCCCGAGTGGCTGGCCATGGCACGACCAGGACGCATCGGCGCCTTTGTGCTCCGGCAGGGGCGTGGTGCTGTGCTGCCGGAGACCGATCCGCTCAGCACCTGTGAAGCACTGGCCGTGGCCCAACTCGACCTCAAGGACCGTGATGCGCGCATCCGAATCGCTGTTCCCCTTGGCCGTTCCACGCTTCAGACCATGGCCGAGGAGGCTGGCGCGTGGAAGGAACAGGTGATCTGGGATGAGAAGCAGCAAAAAATCCGTGCCGAACGGGTGTTGCATCTGGGAGCACTTGAGCTGCAGCGCCAACAACTTCCACGTCCATCCGCTGAGTTGGTCAGTAAGGTGCTCTTGACGCGACTGCGTGAGAACGGGCTCGACTTATTGCCATGGGATGACCGACTTGAGCAGTTGCGTCGACGCCTGCAGTTGGCCCATTGCCGCCTCGGCTCACCATGGCCGAACCGCAGCCGTCAAAGGCTTCAGGACGCCCCTGAGGACTGGATCCTGGAGGCGAGCCTCAGCTGCAGCAGTTGGAGTGAGCTGGAGAGCTCAACCTTGCAGGAAGCACTATGGGGAAATCTCAGCTGGCCTGAACGACGCGAATTGGATCGCCTCCTCCCTGAGCGTCTCACGATTCCGAGCGGCCGGGACGCGCGCCTGGAATACGGCGAAGAGGAGGTGACCCTGGCGGTGAAGCTGCAAGAAATGTTTGGCTGCTCGGAGGGTCCTGTCCTGCTGAACGGCGACTTGCCCGTCACCCTGGAGCTCCTCTCCCCAGCTGGCCGCCCGTTGCAACGCACCCGCGATCTGCGGGGATTCTGGGCTGGGAGCTATAGCGATGTCCGCCGGGAAATGCGTGGCCGCTACCCGAAGCATCCCTGGCCGGAATCACCGATGACCGCTGCACCAACCGCCAAAACCAAAAAAGCGCGCTGA
- a CDS encoding chlorophyll a/b-binding protein: protein MSDNATRFGFVNFAETWNGRLAMLGFVIGLGTELLTGQGILSQIGLG from the coding sequence ATGTCTGACAACGCAACTCGCTTCGGCTTCGTCAACTTCGCTGAAACCTGGAACGGCCGCCTGGCCATGCTGGGCTTCGTCATCGGTCTCGGCACCGAGCTGCTGACCGGCCAGGGCATTTTGTCCCAGATCGGCCTCGGCTGA
- the xseA gene encoding exodeoxyribonuclease VII large subunit, with protein MIADTIPSYSVQELNQAIGALLERGFAPRFLVQGTASRPQVKKGHLWLNLTDGDATITVVCWSSRLKQLNYVPKDGEGITVVGKLNFWAARASLAVQAVDIRPSLSTVERRFEAVKALLTQAGLIDPSRSRALPAQPKRIAVLTSVPSSALADILRTAKDRWPLTELLVVPIPVQGAVADKICHAIGRLTVAQTSLNLDALVLARGGGSREDLMVFDDEQVCRALANCPCPVVTGLGHEDDLTVADLVADHRAATPTAAMVSLLPSKTTVLQALQQQSVRLQQQQIWRLKREQERLHQRSQMLSRLQPKTLLMQRRSQLNQREQLLCALSPDRWLNRGFAKVTRTDGSLLQSASHARPGDDLVVQVHDGLLEVNVASVKTSGSG; from the coding sequence TTGATCGCTGACACCATTCCCAGTTACTCCGTTCAGGAGCTGAATCAAGCCATTGGAGCCCTGCTGGAACGGGGATTCGCACCGCGCTTTCTCGTCCAAGGCACCGCCTCCCGTCCTCAGGTCAAAAAAGGACATCTCTGGCTGAACCTCACGGATGGAGACGCCACCATCACGGTCGTTTGCTGGTCGTCACGACTAAAACAGCTCAACTACGTGCCAAAGGATGGCGAAGGCATCACAGTGGTGGGCAAGCTCAATTTCTGGGCAGCCCGAGCCTCGTTAGCCGTCCAGGCCGTCGACATTCGGCCAAGCCTGAGCACCGTTGAACGTCGATTTGAGGCTGTTAAAGCGCTGCTGACACAAGCAGGCTTGATTGACCCAAGCCGCAGTCGTGCTTTACCGGCACAGCCGAAACGGATCGCCGTGCTCACCAGCGTTCCGAGCTCGGCCCTTGCCGACATCTTGCGCACGGCGAAAGACCGTTGGCCGCTCACCGAACTGTTGGTGGTGCCCATTCCGGTGCAAGGCGCCGTGGCCGACAAGATTTGCCACGCCATCGGTCGTTTGACAGTTGCACAGACATCGCTGAACTTGGATGCCCTTGTGCTGGCACGAGGTGGCGGCAGCAGGGAGGACCTGATGGTGTTTGACGATGAGCAGGTTTGTCGAGCCTTGGCAAACTGCCCATGCCCTGTTGTGACCGGTCTTGGACACGAAGATGACCTGACAGTCGCCGACTTGGTGGCGGACCACCGTGCAGCCACCCCAACCGCCGCGATGGTGAGTCTTCTTCCCAGCAAAACCACCGTGCTGCAGGCCTTGCAACAGCAGAGTGTGCGACTGCAGCAGCAGCAAATCTGGCGCCTAAAACGCGAACAGGAGCGGCTCCATCAACGCAGCCAGATGCTCAGCCGTCTTCAGCCAAAAACCCTGTTGATGCAGCGACGCTCACAGCTGAACCAGCGGGAGCAACTGCTCTGCGCTTTGAGTCCCGATCGCTGGTTGAACCGTGGATTTGCCAAGGTGACCCGAACTGACGGCTCACTCCTCCAATCCGCAAGCCATGCGCGCCCAGGGGATGATCTTGTCGTTCAGGTGCACGACGGTCTCCTCGAAGTCAACGTCGCGTCAGTCAAAACTTCAGGATCGGGGTGA
- the xseB gene encoding exodeoxyribonuclease VII small subunit translates to MSATWAKEAEALTYEEAFQALELLLVKLQDDALPLADLQSSHQRAEIYLQRCQALLSEVEQSVLKLDPDTLETEPFEQQQDA, encoded by the coding sequence TTGTCCGCCACTTGGGCCAAGGAAGCTGAAGCGCTGACGTATGAGGAAGCCTTTCAGGCACTCGAGCTGCTGCTGGTGAAACTTCAGGACGACGCCTTGCCCCTGGCCGATCTTCAGAGCAGCCATCAGCGTGCGGAGATCTATTTGCAACGCTGCCAAGCCCTGTTAAGCGAAGTGGAACAAAGCGTTTTGAAGCTCGATCCGGATACGTTGGAGACTGAACCCTTTGAGCAGCAACAGGATGCGTAG